The genomic interval gttaaacagaaaaaaaacagacttcaactgtatatatcagatggccagaaagtgtttaattgtttttaaattgttaatatattggtgtctgtgatccAGCAAGCCTAAAGACTTTTGTTTGCACTCTGATTTTATATaatattcactttaatgtgtgataggacttaAAAGtagtcataaatgaatattttctcaattcaaattagtggcttggacccggaaacagtatttcatatgtCTTAACAAGCAGATACATGTAAAGAAAGATGATGGAAATGTATAATTCGTTAGCTGTTACACTGTTAAACACTGAATGATTATGACTGaatggtgtttttatttttagaaccTGAATATTGCATTAAATTTTGCATGCTTAGTATTTATCATGGATTTACTCCATTTATGGCAGCAAAGCAACATTTAGCTAAGTTTTAAGTGTGCGATCATCAAATCAGATATTACATTATTCAACTGCTCGCGCATATACAGTAGCCATAACTGTCCTTAAAAAGTACTGAGCCAGTGACAAACTGTTTTATCACTATTGgtacatattttttattctttttattaaatttacaaaaatctattaagatgaatataaataaaactgacacATCTGTCTTTCTTTCTCTAAGGTGGTCGGAGCATGCCACTGTTTAATGGTTCATTATTAGAAGAACACAAGGAGCAGATTCAGAGCAGCAGTGTTGAATTAGTGGTTCCTCTACTCTGCCTCTTCTCCTTTTCTGTCGGGCTTCCCACCAACTCATTTGCCCTCTGGGTGTTGCTCTTTCGCACCAAGAAGCTGCCGTCCACCATTCTGCTGATCAACCTCACCATCTGCGATATAATGCTTCTGCTGGTGCTCCCCTTCCGGATCGTCTACCATTTTTTGGGCAATAATTGGACATTCGGAGAGCCATTTTGCCGTGTTGTTGTTGGACTTTTCTATGGAAACATGTACGGCTCAGTGGTTTGTCTGGCACTGATTGCCCTAGATCGCTATATAGCTCTGGTTCACCCTTTTGGTGCCAAAGTGCTCCGAAGTAAAAAGAACTCTGTCTATATAAGTGTGTTGGTTTGGATAGTAGTTTTAGCAGCTGCTGTGCCCTTATTAGCCTCAAAACAGTCTCATGAGATAAATAACCTATCAATAACAACCTGTCATGATGCACTGCCTGTTGAAGAGCAGGAAAATTACTTTCTGCCATATTTTACCACTCTTTTCTCCCTTTGTTTTTTGCTTCCACTATTGGTGGTGCTGTTCTGCTATTCTGCAGTGTTACGGACACTTATGGCTGAAGGGCAGCGTTTTGCCCATGCGGTCAGAGTCACTGTGCTGATGTTGATTGTTTTTGTGGTTTTCTTGTTGCCTAGCAATATTCTCATGTTGTGGCATTATTCTAAATCAAGTTCAGTCAACAATCTTTATATGCCGTACCTGATCGCTTTGTCTCTCAGCACATTCAACAGCTGCATCgatccttttattttttattacgtGTCCAAGGATTTCCGAAAGAGGTCATGGGAGGCTCTCAGGTGTTTGAAGTCTGATTCAGAGACCTCTTCAGATTCTAGGACAAAGGTCACCTTACTTTCAAAGATAAGCAAGACCGAAGGACCTTTAAATGGGGAAACAACTAAGTTGTGATGCTAGGATGACCATTTTGAAAGTCAGAAGTTATCAAGTTAATTTTTGAATTTTAGGGTTATTGAAGGACTGAAGGCCCACTCATACCAAAGATGATAATTGAAAAGGATACACCAcaagtacagtgctcagcataattgagtaaaccccattttgaaaatgtatatttttatccatttctcagtgaaaataggcaatgtattttggtgcatttaaataaaacagatttatttatcaAAACAATATTTAGTCACCAAACTTATTTAGaatttgaaagataatacaattaaattcaagcaaaatatataaataaaattacaacctacaaaattgcaactaaatgtaattttttttttgtttctctagattttcctcttttttttttcaatttgtgtttaatatttttctatggggcagcacggtggcgcagagggtagcacattcgcctcacagcaaggaggtggtataggtgaactaggctaaattgtccgtagtgtatgtgtgtgaatgagtgtgtatggatgttttccagtaatgggttgcagccggaagggcatccactgcataaaagtTGGCGTTCATTTTGTtctggtgacccctgaataataaaaggaataagctgaaaagaaaatgaattaatgaatgaatatttttctataacataaatttgggtgtgctagtttttggaccattatcgtaagttattttggtagataagctccagatttggcttcagtactgactaatctaatgtatatgcacaaatataatattgtatagcttcctattaaaaattagaatttaaaagagagatttgtgaggagtgtacttatgtatgctgagcactgtattataAGACGTATgaattcataggaattagccactaagtcaaaaagttatgaattgtcgtgagattgtgttggtacttACACAGTGGAAAATGTTTGCTGGAATCACAGTTTTTTCAGCTGATGAATACTAAAACATTGTCAA from Danio aesculapii chromosome 14, fDanAes4.1, whole genome shotgun sequence carries:
- the si:ch211-132p1.2 gene encoding proteinase-activated receptor 4 isoform X2, with the translated sequence MEFVVSSRVPFPCLLFIFLHVSSATDANSSIKGGRSMPLFNGSLLEEHKEQIQSSSVELVVPLLCLFSFSVGLPTNSFALWVLLFRTKKLPSTILLINLTICDIMLLLVLPFRIVYHFLGNNWTFGEPFCRVVVGLFYGNMYGSVVCLALIALDRYIALVHPFGAKVLRSKKNSVYISVLVWIVVLAAAVPLLASKQSHEINNLSITTCHDALPVEEQENYFLPYFTTLFSLCFLLPLLVVLFCYSAVLRTLMAEGQRFAHAVRVTVLMLIVFVVFLLPSNILMLWHYSKSSSVNNLYMPYLIALSLSTFNSCIDPFIFYYVSKDFRKRSWEALRCLKSDSETSSDSRTKVTLLSKISKTEGPLNGETTKL
- the si:ch211-132p1.2 gene encoding proteinase-activated receptor 4 isoform X1 — its product is MEFVVSSRVPFPCLLFIFLHVSSATDANSSIKGPSGRSMPLFNGSLLEEHKEQIQSSSVELVVPLLCLFSFSVGLPTNSFALWVLLFRTKKLPSTILLINLTICDIMLLLVLPFRIVYHFLGNNWTFGEPFCRVVVGLFYGNMYGSVVCLALIALDRYIALVHPFGAKVLRSKKNSVYISVLVWIVVLAAAVPLLASKQSHEINNLSITTCHDALPVEEQENYFLPYFTTLFSLCFLLPLLVVLFCYSAVLRTLMAEGQRFAHAVRVTVLMLIVFVVFLLPSNILMLWHYSKSSSVNNLYMPYLIALSLSTFNSCIDPFIFYYVSKDFRKRSWEALRCLKSDSETSSDSRTKVTLLSKISKTEGPLNGETTKL